The Arachis hypogaea cultivar Tifrunner chromosome 19, arahy.Tifrunner.gnm2.J5K5, whole genome shotgun sequence genome has a window encoding:
- the LOC140182301 gene encoding uncharacterized protein translates to MKKLLKREDWLNRRQKLDEADPKSKKRNEKLVMWEELSYVAGLCQVPCRFMGDFNEIVQVEERRGTDRLTPSAEDFKNWIHDMGLVDLPITNQWLEEFSETRLRGGPRGLSDHYPIIVEDKPLRHEPRPFRRLDSWFTHEGSLRMVREEWRGLGDVQFTDKLKALTIPLGRWHKANFGDMDKKILKFEEEIKKIDDMVGEGIYDGTMEARRRALVACCEKWNQARNKIVIRNFYKDLYHQEESPMVGFKDGLVEMISEEDALALEMQPTTEEVREAVWDCESSKALESDGYNMNFIKKCWDEIGPKITAMVFDFFQSSRLPADANLT, encoded by the exons ATGAAGAAATTGCTCAAAAGAGAAGATTGGCTAAACAGAAGGCAAAAGCTAGACGAAGCAGACCCAAAATCCAAAAAAAG AAATGAGAAGCTTGTTATGTGGGAGGAGTTGAGCTACGTAGCTGGTTTATGTCAGGTTCCCTGCCGTTTCATGGGGGACTTTAATGAAATTGTACAGGTGGAAGAAAGACGCGGCACTGATAGATTAACCCCGTCGGCGGAAGATTTCAAGAACTGGATACATGATATGGGTTTGGTGGACTTACCTATTACAAATC AATGGCTTGAGGAGTTTTCGGAGACTCGACTACGAGGTGGCCCAAGGGGTTTGTCTGACCACTATCCCATTATAGTGGAAGATAAGCCACTCAGACATGAACCGAGGCCGTTCAGAAGGCTTGACTCATGGTTTACGCATGAGGGTTCCCTAAGGATGGTAAGGGAGGAATGGAGAGGTTTAGGAGATGTGCAATTCACAGATAAATTGAAGGCTTTGACAATTCCACTAGGGAGATGGCATAAAGCCAATTTTGGCGACATGGACAAGAAGATTCTAAAGTTTGAGGAAGAGATTAAGAAGATTGATGACATGGTGGGTGAAGGGATTTATGATGGAACGATGGAGGCAAGAAGGAGGGCGCTTGTAGCTTGCTGTGAGAAATG GAATCAAGCGAGGAATAAGATTGTGATTAGGAATTTCTACAAGGACTTGTATCATCAGGAGGAGTCTCCAATGGTGGGGTTCAAAGACGGGCTGGTGGAAATGATCAGTGAAGAGGATGCTTTGGCTTTGGAGATGCAACCGACTACTGAGGAGGTTAGGGAAGCAGTTTGGGATTGTGAATCTTCCAAGGCTCTTGAAAGTGATGGGTACAACATGAACTTCATCAAGAAGTGTTGGGATGAAATTGGTCCTAAGATCACGGCAATGGTGTTCGATTTTTTCCAGTCTTCTAGGCTACCAGCGGATGCCAATCTCACCTAG